CATCATCGCTGGCTACATCGTGGCTTACTGCTTTGGCATGGTTGATTTTAGCGCCATCGCTAACGCTCCTTGGTTTAGAGTGCCAAGCTTTAGCGCACCAAAATTTGAACTCGAAGCGATCATCTACATGATACCTATCGCCATCGCCCCAGCGATCGAGCACATCGGCGATATGCTTGCTATCTCAAACGTCACAAAAGAGGATTTTTTGAAAAATCCAGGCCTTAAAAATACCCTTTTAGGCGACGGCCTAGCCACCTCGCTAGCTGCTGCCTTTGGTGGTCCGCCAAACACCACCTACTCAGAGGTCACAGGTGCAGTTAGCCTTACAAAAGCGTATAATCCAGCGATCATGACCTTTGCAGCGATCACTGCTATCGTGCTAGCCTTCGTTGGCAAGCTTGGTGCGGTGCTCTCGACCATCCCAGCACCAGTTATCGGCGGTATCATGCTACTACTTTTTGGCATCATTGCAAGCGTTGGCATGGAGACACTTATAAAAAATAAAGTCGATCTTGCCGATCCTAGAAATATGATAATCGTAGCCCTCATCTTCATCTTTGCCATCGGTGGCATGGTGCTTGACCTTGGAGCGGTTAAATTTTCAGGTATCGGACTTGGCGCGGTTACTGGTATAGTTTTAAATTTGCTTTTGCCAAAGACAAAGCATTACGAAGGATATTAATGCGTAAATTTAGACTTTTTCTGGCAGCTCTAGTGGCTGCAAGCCTTGCAAATGCAAGCGCACTGGACTATGCACTTATCAAAAAAGGTGAGCCAAGTAGCAATACTATGCTCTTAATCGGAGGCATACAAGGCGACGAGCCAGGCGGTTTTTTGGCGGCTTCTATCGTGGCGACTGATTATAACATCACAAAAGGCTCGCTTTGGGTCGTGCCAAATTTAAATTTCCCAAGCATCATCGAGCGAAGTCGCGGCACAAAGGGCGATATGAATAGAAAATTTGCCCATGTCGAAAAGGACGATCCAGACTACAACTCAGTGATGAAGATAAAAGACGTCATCACCGACAAAAACGTCACTCTCATCTTAAATTTACACGATGGTAGCGGATATTATAGAGATAAATTTATAAGCAAGGATGAAAATCCAGACAAATGGGGCAACACCTGCATCATCGACCAAAGCACGCTACCAGGCTCAAAGTACCCAGAGCTTGAAAGCATCGCCTCAAGCGTAAAAGACGTGCTAAATAAGCACCTTATAGACCCAAAACATCGGTATCACGTCAAAAATACGCACACCGCGATGGGCGATAAAGAGATGCTAAAAAGCCTCACCTACTACGCTATCACGCAAAATAAGTCAGCCTTTGCAAACGAAGCTAGTAAAAATTTAAATGCCGAGCAAAGGACATATTATCACCTAGTGGCGATCGAAGAGTATATGAAAAAGGCTGGTATTAGTTTTACTAGGCCATTTGAGCTTGATGTAAAAAGCGTGAAAAAGGCGATCGAAAAAGAGATCAGACTTGAGCTATTTGACAGCTACGCTCTTAGCCTTAAAAATTTAAAACCAGTGATAAGCTTCGTGCCATTTAAAAAGGGCGAGCTAAACTACCACTCGCCAAATCCACTAATCGCCGTCATAAAAGAGAATGACACTTACAAAGTGCAGTATGGTAACCGCTCTGTCACAAGGCTAAAACCGCAATACTTCGAGTTTGCAAAGCCGCTTGATAAAATTTCTCTTTTGAGCGATGGCAACGAGCAGGTGCTAAAAAGTGGCGACAAATTTAGCGTTAAAAAGAGCTTTAAAGTAAAATCACTCAAAAACGTGCGCGTAAATGTTATAGGATATGGTACTAAAAGCATCGATGAGAGCGAGCAGGACATCGATAAAAACAGCCTAAACAAAAGCTATAGCATAGATAAAGATGGCAAAATTTACCGAGTTGAGTTTTACAAAAGCGAAAATGGCAAAGAGAAATTTGCTGGCATGATACTAGCGGAGTTTAGATGATACTTGGCATCGAAAGTAGCTGCGATGACAGCTCTGTCGCACTCATAGATGAAGGCACGCTGGAGCAAATTTATTATAAAAAGATCTCACAAGAAGAGGAGCACGCTATCTTTGGTGGCGTGGTTCCAGAGCTTGCAGCGAGGCTTCACACAAAGGCACTGCCAGCACTTTTAAATGATATCTTGCTAAATTTAAAAGATATAAACGCGATCGCCGTGACAAACGAGCCAGGGCTAAGCGTGAGCCTAATAGGTGGTGTGAGCATGGCAAAATCGCTAAGTATCGCCCTAAATATCCCACTAATCGCCGTAAATCACCTAGTTGGTCATATCTACTCGCTATTTTTAGACCGCGAAGCCACCTTTCCGCTT
This genomic stretch from Campylobacter concisus harbors:
- a CDS encoding uracil-xanthine permease family protein produces the protein MQRYEGYKFDLKQSLIGVQFLFVAFGALVLVPILTGLDANVALFTAGLGTLLFQLITRKNVPPIFLASSFAFIAPLQYGIEKWGIPVTMGGVIFAGFFYVALSLVVRFGGEKILHKILPPVVVGPVIMTIGLILAPNAVKMATSATETYTQNVAMMVAATSLIATIVVMMLGRGMFRLIPILLGIIAGYIVAYCFGMVDFSAIANAPWFRVPSFSAPKFELEAIIYMIPIAIAPAIEHIGDMLAISNVTKEDFLKNPGLKNTLLGDGLATSLAAAFGGPPNTTYSEVTGAVSLTKAYNPAIMTFAAITAIVLAFVGKLGAVLSTIPAPVIGGIMLLLFGIIASVGMETLIKNKVDLADPRNMIIVALIFIFAIGGMVLDLGAVKFSGIGLGAVTGIVLNLLLPKTKHYEGY
- a CDS encoding M99 family carboxypeptidase catalytic domain-containing protein, yielding MRKFRLFLAALVAASLANASALDYALIKKGEPSSNTMLLIGGIQGDEPGGFLAASIVATDYNITKGSLWVVPNLNFPSIIERSRGTKGDMNRKFAHVEKDDPDYNSVMKIKDVITDKNVTLILNLHDGSGYYRDKFISKDENPDKWGNTCIIDQSTLPGSKYPELESIASSVKDVLNKHLIDPKHRYHVKNTHTAMGDKEMLKSLTYYAITQNKSAFANEASKNLNAEQRTYYHLVAIEEYMKKAGISFTRPFELDVKSVKKAIEKEIRLELFDSYALSLKNLKPVISFVPFKKGELNYHSPNPLIAVIKENDTYKVQYGNRSVTRLKPQYFEFAKPLDKISLLSDGNEQVLKSGDKFSVKKSFKVKSLKNVRVNVIGYGTKSIDESEQDIDKNSLNKSYSIDKDGKIYRVEFYKSENGKEKFAGMILAEFR